One window of Lytechinus variegatus isolate NC3 chromosome 2, Lvar_3.0, whole genome shotgun sequence genomic DNA carries:
- the LOC121408726 gene encoding protein moonraker-like, whose translation MAQQNQLLFNLGIPCNPQNMVTKFHNPGPVIIERLAGSKQTKPEVTGERSEQPVVFNVISKEKIAFAMQLARRDMKNKIQEQKQHHRQQVQEKGELAKPRKNLGKKKKEVEKTSKSQHRPHDRLSKKSNTNAHKKSNNDAQKKSLKTQTPSNGLPGLVLLSHDQPCNIEREAKRGLTKEDSLSKPNSTLRNINLQQKQEIARLKRELQTYMDQMNTSKRTESVDVKSSPDRTAMLRAGLESLMRAKPNRVERPEVRKSRQQRKERKHIQSSSVILPMSVRARHHNKELHEPVEGSMHFTKPTKSSTSKAIPAGDVVRRERSRTLSKGEVKPSWAPPGSPQSFHRVRLSKHVRAPSHGDSDLHVASNVESQEGRERTIDYEERRLQQEQEYHSDSSGDRDEEMRMRLSKHVRAPSHGTSDLVYSKESLGDKSCRTRISDIGEHVSQHKEEYHSHSAGHRGEENAGARLTQEGSASHAYKSSAESEASGNSSRMKSFKPRSTQDSCFPPSIESATQHTDMKDKVLTLLVDDVLEDVVQEFERLNHDTMLPGQNQIADSTPTFENLMQELEYMEMEEERIRQRWKQVKYHDPQVSKSNEGHESRVNEINTMGSLLDDAQRMERLNSAPLQHSIVFTNTQHSGNQNRSNGFDRLSELHNPVHEEELRIVQPSNDSIHLETAGQPINVNSIPNDQETEQPSERIHGSRREGDGIPLSAPGSMVTGVHEGREAFETHLKLTSHFNYGTFDPWKLVEKIADDLVEDIILDITNEVSDVIGNYVETIYATEFEMKTEDVSMKEKARKALFT comes from the exons ATGGCACAACAAAACCAATTACTTTTCAATCTGGGTATTCCGTGCAACCCCCAGAACATGGTTACCAAGTTCCACAATCCAGGCCCGGTTATCATTGAGCGTCTTGCTGGAAGCAAACAGACAAAGCCAGAAGTTACTGGTGAACGCTCAGAGCAACCAGTCGTGTTCAATGTTATCTCCAAAGAAAAGATAGCTTTCGCTATGCAGCTTGCAAGACGGGATATGAAGAACAAGATACAAGAGCAGAAACAACACCACAGGCAGCAGGTTCAAGAGAAAGGAGAATTGGCAAAGCCACGAAAGAATTTAGgtaaaaagaagaaggaagttGAGAAAACCAGTAAATCGCAACACAGACCACACGACCGCCTCTCCAAGAAGTCAAATACCAATGCTCATAAGAAGTCAAATAACGATGCCCAGAAGAAGTCGCTGAAAACACAAACACCTTCAAATGGGCTTCCTGGACTTGTTCTGTTATCACACGATCAGCCATGTAATATTGAAAGAGAGGCAAAACGGGGTTTGACCAAGGAAGATTCTCTGTCGAAACCAAATTCAACCCTCAGGAATATCAACTTGCAGCAGAAGCAAGAGATTGCAAGACTAAAAAGGGAACTTCAAACTTACATGGATCAGATGAACACATCAAAAC GTACTGAATCTGTAGATGTGAAAAGCTCTCCAGATAGAACAGCAATGTTAAGAGCGGGATTAGAGTCTCTTATGAGAGCTAAACCAAATCGTGTTGAAAGGCCTGAGGTCAGGAAATCAAGACAAcagaggaaggaaagaaaacatattCAAAGTAGCAGTGTTATCCTTCCAATGTCTGTTAGAGCAAGG CATCATAACAAGGAGTTACATGAACCAGTAGAAGGGTCCATGCACTTCACTAAGCCCACCAAGTCATCAACCTCCAAGGCCATACCTGCAGGAGATGTGGTTAGAAGGGAAAGGTCAAGGACTTTATCGAAAGGAGAGGTTAAACCATCATGGGCACCGCCGGGATCCCCTCAAAGCTTTCATAGAGTTCGCTTATCAAAGCATGTTAGGGCTCCCTCACATGGTGATAGTGATTTACATGTAGCTTCCAACGTGGAGTCTCAAGAAGGTAGAGAAAGGACCATTGATTATGAAGAGAGAAGGTTACAACAAGAACAGGAATATCACAGTGATTCTTCAGGTGACAGAGATGAGGAAATGAGGATGAGGCTTTCCAAGCATGTTAGGGCTCCCTCACATGGCACTAGTGATTTAGTTTACTCCAAGGAATCTCTGGGTGATAAATCATGCAGGACAAGAATCAGTGATATCGGAGAACATGTGTCACAGCACAAAGAGGAATATCATAGCCATTCCGCAGGACACAGGGGTGAGGAAAATGCTGGTGCAAGGCTAACCCAAGAAGGGAGTGCATCTCATGCCTATAAATCAAGTGCTGAGAGTGAAGCCAGTGGAAATAGTTCAAGGATGAAATCTTTTAAACCGCGAAGTACCCAAGACTCATGCTTTCCACCTTCTATAGAATCCGCAACTCAACATACG GATATGAAGGACAAAGTCTTGACGCTCTTAGTAGATGATGTCTTAGAAGATGTAGTGCAGGAGTTTGAGAGGCTAAATCATGATACAATGTTACCAGGACAGAACCAGATCGCAGACAGTACCCCAACATTTGAGAATCTCATGCAAGAACTAGAATACATGGAG atggaagaagaaagaaTACGACAACGGTGGAAGCAAGTGAAGTACCATGACCCTCAAGTTTCAAAGTCAAATGAAGGTCATGAGTCCAgggtaaatgaaattaataCGATGGGATCCCTACTTGATGATGCCCAGCGAATGGAAAG GTTGAATAGTGCCCCTCTGCAACACAGTATCGTATTCACCAATACTCAACACTCTGGCAACCAGAATAGAAGTAATGGCTTTGATCGTCTGTCTGAGTTGCACAACCCTGTCCATGAAGAGGAATTGAGGATTGTACAGCCATCCAACGATTCTATCCATCTAGAAACAGCTGGGCAACCTATCAATGTTAACTCTATCCCGAATGACCAGGAAACAGAGCAACCCTCGGAAAGGATTCATGGTAGCCGTAGGGAAGGTGATGGTATCCCATTATCAGCCCCAGGCAGCATGGTGACAGGGGTGCATGAGGGTAGAGAGGCATTTGAAACCCATCTAAAGCTCACCTCCCATTTCAATTATGGCACGTTTGATCCATGGAAGCTAGTTGAAAA GATTGCAGATGACCTGGTAGAAGACATCATTCTTGATATCACTAATGAAGTCAGTGATGTTATTGGTAACTATGTTGAAACCATCTACGCAACAGAGTTTGAAATGAAGACGGAAGATGTATCTATGAAAGAAAAGGCGCGCAAAGCTCTCTTCACATAG